A stretch of the Channa argus isolate prfri chromosome 9, Channa argus male v1.0, whole genome shotgun sequence genome encodes the following:
- the slc4a10b gene encoding sodium-driven chloride bicarbonate exchanger isoform X1, whose amino-acid sequence MDTKEPGAQIEPLLPGLNTSLASSVGRRSLRNDDEAVVDRGGTRSQQSTNFEQEDLEGHRTLYIGVHVPLGSTRHHSHRRHRHHGNKHKRRSRDQTLTLVEGRESPIYDTPSQRVQFLLGTEDDDEEHIPHDLFTEMDEICVREGEDSEWRESARWLKFEEDVEDGGERWSKPYVATLSLHSLFELRSCIINSTVLLDMRANSTEEVADMVLDHQELYSPLGVELRKKVRETLLKQHHHQNQKKLANRLPIVRSIADMGRRSSELHLDKNGQMTASQSQLACPDGKGDVSRENSSVDFSKIDLHFMKKIPAGAEACNVLVGELEFLNKPVVAFVRLSPAVLLSGLTEVPIATRFLFILLGPLGRGPQYHEIGRSIATLMTDEVFHDVAYRAKDRNDLIAGIDEFLDQVTVLPPGEWDPSVRIEPPKNVPSQEKRKKSNVLPNGLVEGDEEEEDSGHGGPELQRTGRWFGGLFLDIKRKLPHYLSDYTDAISLQCVASFLFLYCACMSPVITFGGLLGEATEGRISAIESLFGASLTGIAYCLFAGQPLTILGSTGPVLVFEKILFKFCKEYDLSYLSLRTCIGLWTAFLCIMLVATDASSLVCYITRFTEEAFASLICIIFIYEALEKLIHLGEQYPIKKNFNLNELTMYSCSCVEPSDPTNGTLKYWELNNITVSEVYWEALEVKDCIEKRGEFVGSACGPHGPYVPDVLFWCVILFFSTVLMSAFLKEFKFSNYFPTKVRSIISDFAVFFTILTMVLIDYAIGIPSPKLKVPSVFKPTRDDRGWFINPLGPNPWWTAVITVVPALLCTILIFMDQQITAVIINRKEHKLKKGCGYHLDLFIVGVMLGVCSLMGLPWFVAATVLSISHVNSLKLESECSAPGEQPKFLGIREQRFTGLMIFTLMGCSVFMTSVLKFIPMPVLYGVFLYMGASSLRGIQFFDRLTLFGMPAKHQPDFIYLRHVPLRKVHLFTTIQLSCLVLLWVIKTSKAAIVFPMMVLALVFIRKLMDCIFTKRELSWLDDLMPESKKKKLEDAEEEEEQSILAEDEKVVQVPLEGYKGIPIINITDEMSKGSFGNTWNSNS is encoded by the exons ATGGACACCAAGGAGCCGGGCGCACAGATAGAGCCACTGCTGCCTGGG CTCAATACTTCCCTTGCCTCATCAGTTGGGCGCAGAAGTTTG AGAAATGATGATGAGGCAGTCGTGGACAGAGGAGGAACTCGGTCTCAACAGAGTACCAACTTTGAGCAGGAAGATCTTGAAG GCCACAGGACTCTCTACATTGGGGTCCACGTCCCCTTGGGAAGTACCAGGCACCACAGCCATCGCAGGCACCGTCACcatggaaacaaacacaagagaAGGAGCAGGGACCAGACCCTCACCTTGGTTGAGGGTAGAGAGTCTCCTATTTATG ACACTCCCTCTCAGAGAGTACAGTTCCTGCTGGGCactgaggatgatgatgaggagcaTATACCTCATGACCTCTTCACAGAGATGGATGAGATCTGTGTCAGGGAGGGAGAGGATTCTGAGTGGAGAGAAAGTGCGAG GTGGTTGAAGTTTGAGGAGGATGTTGAGGATGGAGGAGAGCGATGGAGTAAGCCCTATGTAGCCACTCTGTCTTTACACAGCCTGTTTGAGCTGCGCAGTTGTATTATCAACAGCACTGTGCTGCTGGACATGAGGGCCAATAGCACTGAAGAGGTCGCAG ACATGGTGTTGGACCACCAGGAATTATATTCACCCCTAGGGGTTGAGCTTAGAAAGAAAGTGCGGGAAACACTGCTGAAGCAGCACCATCACCAGAACCAGAAGAAGCTGGCTAATCGCCTGCCTATTGTACGCTCCATTGCTGACATGGGTCGGCGGTCCTCTGAGCTCCACTTGGACAAAAATG GTCAGATGACGGCTTCCCAGTCTCAGTTAGCATGTCCAGACGGGAAAGGGGATGTCAGTAGAGAAAACAGTTCTGTGGACTTCAGCAAG ATAGACCTTCATTTCATGAAGAAGATCCCAGCAGGTGCTGAAGCGTGTAATGTGTTAGTGGGAGAACTGGAGTTCCTGAACAAGCCGGTGGTGGCGTTTGTCCGCCTGTCTCCAGCGGTCCTGCTCAGTGGGTTGACTGAAGTCCCCATTGCCACAAG GTTTCTGTTCATTCTCTTGGGGCCCTTGGGGAGAGGGCCTCAATATCATGAGATTGGAAGGTCTATTGCAACACTTATGacagatgag GTGTTCCATGATGTTGCCTATAGAGCTAAAGACCGAAATGACCTGATTGCTGGGATTGATGAATTCCTCGATCAAGTGACGGTCCTGCCTCCAGGAGAGTGGGACCCATCGGTACGAATAGAGCCACCAAAAAACGTACCTTCCCAG gagaagagaaagaaaagtaatgttttGCCTAACGGATTAGTAGAGggtgatgaggaagaggaggatagTGGCCACGGGGGTCCCGAACTGCAACGCACTGGAAG GTGGTTCGGTGGTCTCTTTCTAGACATCAAGCGAAAGCTACCCCACTACCTGTCCGACTACACTGATGCCATCAGTTTGCAGTGTGTGGCCTCTTTCCTGTTCCTCTACTGTGCCTGCATGTCTCCTGTCATCACCTTTGGAGGACTACTAGGCGAGGCAACAGAAGGACGCATA AGTGCCATTGAGTCACTCTTTGGAGCTTCACTGACTGGAATTGCCTATTGCCTATTTGCTGGGCAGCCCCTTACCATTCTTGGCAGTACAGGACCAGTGCTTGTATTTGAAAAGATATTGTTCAAATTTTGCAA GGAATATGACTTGTCCTATCTGTCACTGAGAACCTGTATTGGTCTGTGGACAGCTTTCCTCTGTATCATGCTGGTAGCTACAGATGCCAGTTCCCTTGTCTGTTACATCACACGTTTTACAGAGGAAGCTTTCGCCTCGCTCATCTGCATCATCTTTATTTACGAGGCCTTGGAGAAACTTATCCATTTGGGAGAACAATATCcaattaaaaagaatttcaacCTCAACGAGCTCACCATGTACTC ATGTTCATGTGTTGAGCCTTCTGACCCCACCAATGGTACCCTGAAATACTGGGAGCTCAACAACATCACTGTATCAGAAGTCTACTGGGAAGCCCTGGAGGTCAAG GACTGTATTGAAAAGCGAGGGGAGTTTGTGGGGAGTGCCTGTGGCCCTCATGGACCCTACGTTCCTGATGTCCTCTTCTGGTGTGTCATTCTCTTCTTTTCTACTGTCTTGATGTCCGCTTTTCTCAAGGAGTTCAAGTTCAGCAATTACTTTCCTACAAAG GTGAGGTCCATCATCAgtgactttgctgtttttttcacCATCCTTACCATGGTCTTAATCGACTATGCCATTGGGATTCCCTCTCCAAAATTAAAGGTTCCCAGTGTTTTTAAG CCGACCAGAGATGATCGAGGCTGGTTCATTAACCCACTGGGGCCCAATCCCTGGTGGACAGCAGTCATAACTGTAGTCCCAGCTCTGCTTTGTACCATCCTCATCTTCATGGACCAGCAGATCACAGCTGTCATCATCAACAGGAAGGAACACAAACTCAAG AAAGGCTGTGGGTATCACCTGGATCTGTTTATTGTGGGGGTGATGCTTGGTGTGTGCTCTCTGATGGGCTTGCCCTGGTTTGTAGCAGCCACCGTCCTCTCCATCTCCCACGTCAACAGCCTGAAGCTTGAGTCTGAGTGCTCAGCTCCTGGGGAACAACCCAAATTCCTCGGCATTAGAGAGCAACGCTTTACTGGCCTCATGATCTTTACCCTCATGGGCTGCTCTGTCTTCATGACATCTGTGCTCAAG ttcatTCCTATGCCTGTGTTGTATGGAGTGTTTCTTTACATGGGAGCATCTTCTCTCAGAGGCATCCAG TTCTTTGATCGTCTGACACTGTTTGGTATGCCAGCCAAGCACCAGCCAGATTTCATTTATCTGCGACATGTACCCCTAAGGAAGGTTCACCTCTTCACCACCATCCAGCTGAGCTGCTTGGTTCTTCTCTGGGTCATCAAGACCTCCAAGGCTGCCATCGTATTTCCTATGATG GTGTTGGCTCTGGTGTTTATCAGAAAACTAATGGACTGTATCTTCACAAAGAGAGAGTTGAGCTGGCTGGATGACCTCATGCCagaaagcaagaaaaagaaacttgagGATGCTGAAGAG gaggaggagcagagcatACTGGCAGAAGATGAAAAAGTGGTCCAGGTGCCATTGGAGGGATACAA AGGAATACCCATCATCAATATCACAGATGAAATGTCAAAAGGTTCTTTTGGAAATACTTGGAACTCCAACAGCTAA
- the slc4a10b gene encoding sodium-driven chloride bicarbonate exchanger isoform X4 — protein MDTKEPGAQIEPLLPGLNTSLASSVGRRSLRNDDEAVVDRGGTRSQQSTNFEQEDLEGQMTASQSQLACPDGKGDVSRENSSVDFSKIDLHFMKKIPAGAEACNVLVGELEFLNKPVVAFVRLSPAVLLSGLTEVPIATRFLFILLGPLGRGPQYHEIGRSIATLMTDEVFHDVAYRAKDRNDLIAGIDEFLDQVTVLPPGEWDPSVRIEPPKNVPSQEKRKKSNVLPNGLVEGDEEEEDSGHGGPELQRTGRWFGGLFLDIKRKLPHYLSDYTDAISLQCVASFLFLYCACMSPVITFGGLLGEATEGRISAIESLFGASLTGIAYCLFAGQPLTILGSTGPVLVFEKILFKFCKEYDLSYLSLRTCIGLWTAFLCIMLVATDASSLVCYITRFTEEAFASLICIIFIYEALEKLIHLGEQYPIKKNFNLNELTMYSCSCVEPSDPTNGTLKYWELNNITVSEVYWEALEVKDCIEKRGEFVGSACGPHGPYVPDVLFWCVILFFSTVLMSAFLKEFKFSNYFPTKVRSIISDFAVFFTILTMVLIDYAIGIPSPKLKVPSVFKPTRDDRGWFINPLGPNPWWTAVITVVPALLCTILIFMDQQITAVIINRKEHKLKKGCGYHLDLFIVGVMLGVCSLMGLPWFVAATVLSISHVNSLKLESECSAPGEQPKFLGIREQRFTGLMIFTLMGCSVFMTSVLKFIPMPVLYGVFLYMGASSLRGIQFFDRLTLFGMPAKHQPDFIYLRHVPLRKVHLFTTIQLSCLVLLWVIKTSKAAIVFPMMVLALVFIRKLMDCIFTKRELSWLDDLMPESKKKKLEDAEEEEEQSILAEDEKVVQVPLEGYKGIPIINITDEMSKGSFGNTWNSNS, from the exons ATGGACACCAAGGAGCCGGGCGCACAGATAGAGCCACTGCTGCCTGGG CTCAATACTTCCCTTGCCTCATCAGTTGGGCGCAGAAGTTTG AGAAATGATGATGAGGCAGTCGTGGACAGAGGAGGAACTCGGTCTCAACAGAGTACCAACTTTGAGCAGGAAGATCTTGAAG GTCAGATGACGGCTTCCCAGTCTCAGTTAGCATGTCCAGACGGGAAAGGGGATGTCAGTAGAGAAAACAGTTCTGTGGACTTCAGCAAG ATAGACCTTCATTTCATGAAGAAGATCCCAGCAGGTGCTGAAGCGTGTAATGTGTTAGTGGGAGAACTGGAGTTCCTGAACAAGCCGGTGGTGGCGTTTGTCCGCCTGTCTCCAGCGGTCCTGCTCAGTGGGTTGACTGAAGTCCCCATTGCCACAAG GTTTCTGTTCATTCTCTTGGGGCCCTTGGGGAGAGGGCCTCAATATCATGAGATTGGAAGGTCTATTGCAACACTTATGacagatgag GTGTTCCATGATGTTGCCTATAGAGCTAAAGACCGAAATGACCTGATTGCTGGGATTGATGAATTCCTCGATCAAGTGACGGTCCTGCCTCCAGGAGAGTGGGACCCATCGGTACGAATAGAGCCACCAAAAAACGTACCTTCCCAG gagaagagaaagaaaagtaatgttttGCCTAACGGATTAGTAGAGggtgatgaggaagaggaggatagTGGCCACGGGGGTCCCGAACTGCAACGCACTGGAAG GTGGTTCGGTGGTCTCTTTCTAGACATCAAGCGAAAGCTACCCCACTACCTGTCCGACTACACTGATGCCATCAGTTTGCAGTGTGTGGCCTCTTTCCTGTTCCTCTACTGTGCCTGCATGTCTCCTGTCATCACCTTTGGAGGACTACTAGGCGAGGCAACAGAAGGACGCATA AGTGCCATTGAGTCACTCTTTGGAGCTTCACTGACTGGAATTGCCTATTGCCTATTTGCTGGGCAGCCCCTTACCATTCTTGGCAGTACAGGACCAGTGCTTGTATTTGAAAAGATATTGTTCAAATTTTGCAA GGAATATGACTTGTCCTATCTGTCACTGAGAACCTGTATTGGTCTGTGGACAGCTTTCCTCTGTATCATGCTGGTAGCTACAGATGCCAGTTCCCTTGTCTGTTACATCACACGTTTTACAGAGGAAGCTTTCGCCTCGCTCATCTGCATCATCTTTATTTACGAGGCCTTGGAGAAACTTATCCATTTGGGAGAACAATATCcaattaaaaagaatttcaacCTCAACGAGCTCACCATGTACTC ATGTTCATGTGTTGAGCCTTCTGACCCCACCAATGGTACCCTGAAATACTGGGAGCTCAACAACATCACTGTATCAGAAGTCTACTGGGAAGCCCTGGAGGTCAAG GACTGTATTGAAAAGCGAGGGGAGTTTGTGGGGAGTGCCTGTGGCCCTCATGGACCCTACGTTCCTGATGTCCTCTTCTGGTGTGTCATTCTCTTCTTTTCTACTGTCTTGATGTCCGCTTTTCTCAAGGAGTTCAAGTTCAGCAATTACTTTCCTACAAAG GTGAGGTCCATCATCAgtgactttgctgtttttttcacCATCCTTACCATGGTCTTAATCGACTATGCCATTGGGATTCCCTCTCCAAAATTAAAGGTTCCCAGTGTTTTTAAG CCGACCAGAGATGATCGAGGCTGGTTCATTAACCCACTGGGGCCCAATCCCTGGTGGACAGCAGTCATAACTGTAGTCCCAGCTCTGCTTTGTACCATCCTCATCTTCATGGACCAGCAGATCACAGCTGTCATCATCAACAGGAAGGAACACAAACTCAAG AAAGGCTGTGGGTATCACCTGGATCTGTTTATTGTGGGGGTGATGCTTGGTGTGTGCTCTCTGATGGGCTTGCCCTGGTTTGTAGCAGCCACCGTCCTCTCCATCTCCCACGTCAACAGCCTGAAGCTTGAGTCTGAGTGCTCAGCTCCTGGGGAACAACCCAAATTCCTCGGCATTAGAGAGCAACGCTTTACTGGCCTCATGATCTTTACCCTCATGGGCTGCTCTGTCTTCATGACATCTGTGCTCAAG ttcatTCCTATGCCTGTGTTGTATGGAGTGTTTCTTTACATGGGAGCATCTTCTCTCAGAGGCATCCAG TTCTTTGATCGTCTGACACTGTTTGGTATGCCAGCCAAGCACCAGCCAGATTTCATTTATCTGCGACATGTACCCCTAAGGAAGGTTCACCTCTTCACCACCATCCAGCTGAGCTGCTTGGTTCTTCTCTGGGTCATCAAGACCTCCAAGGCTGCCATCGTATTTCCTATGATG GTGTTGGCTCTGGTGTTTATCAGAAAACTAATGGACTGTATCTTCACAAAGAGAGAGTTGAGCTGGCTGGATGACCTCATGCCagaaagcaagaaaaagaaacttgagGATGCTGAAGAG gaggaggagcagagcatACTGGCAGAAGATGAAAAAGTGGTCCAGGTGCCATTGGAGGGATACAA AGGAATACCCATCATCAATATCACAGATGAAATGTCAAAAGGTTCTTTTGGAAATACTTGGAACTCCAACAGCTAA
- the slc4a10b gene encoding sodium-driven chloride bicarbonate exchanger isoform X2: protein MDTKEPGAQIEPLLPGRNDDEAVVDRGGTRSQQSTNFEQEDLEGHRTLYIGVHVPLGSTRHHSHRRHRHHGNKHKRRSRDQTLTLVEGRESPIYDTPSQRVQFLLGTEDDDEEHIPHDLFTEMDEICVREGEDSEWRESARWLKFEEDVEDGGERWSKPYVATLSLHSLFELRSCIINSTVLLDMRANSTEEVADMVLDHQELYSPLGVELRKKVRETLLKQHHHQNQKKLANRLPIVRSIADMGRRSSELHLDKNGQMTASQSQLACPDGKGDVSRENSSVDFSKIDLHFMKKIPAGAEACNVLVGELEFLNKPVVAFVRLSPAVLLSGLTEVPIATRFLFILLGPLGRGPQYHEIGRSIATLMTDEVFHDVAYRAKDRNDLIAGIDEFLDQVTVLPPGEWDPSVRIEPPKNVPSQEKRKKSNVLPNGLVEGDEEEEDSGHGGPELQRTGRWFGGLFLDIKRKLPHYLSDYTDAISLQCVASFLFLYCACMSPVITFGGLLGEATEGRISAIESLFGASLTGIAYCLFAGQPLTILGSTGPVLVFEKILFKFCKEYDLSYLSLRTCIGLWTAFLCIMLVATDASSLVCYITRFTEEAFASLICIIFIYEALEKLIHLGEQYPIKKNFNLNELTMYSCSCVEPSDPTNGTLKYWELNNITVSEVYWEALEVKDCIEKRGEFVGSACGPHGPYVPDVLFWCVILFFSTVLMSAFLKEFKFSNYFPTKVRSIISDFAVFFTILTMVLIDYAIGIPSPKLKVPSVFKPTRDDRGWFINPLGPNPWWTAVITVVPALLCTILIFMDQQITAVIINRKEHKLKKGCGYHLDLFIVGVMLGVCSLMGLPWFVAATVLSISHVNSLKLESECSAPGEQPKFLGIREQRFTGLMIFTLMGCSVFMTSVLKFIPMPVLYGVFLYMGASSLRGIQFFDRLTLFGMPAKHQPDFIYLRHVPLRKVHLFTTIQLSCLVLLWVIKTSKAAIVFPMMVLALVFIRKLMDCIFTKRELSWLDDLMPESKKKKLEDAEEEEEQSILAEDEKVVQVPLEGYKGIPIINITDEMSKGSFGNTWNSNS, encoded by the exons ATGGACACCAAGGAGCCGGGCGCACAGATAGAGCCACTGCTGCCTGGG AGAAATGATGATGAGGCAGTCGTGGACAGAGGAGGAACTCGGTCTCAACAGAGTACCAACTTTGAGCAGGAAGATCTTGAAG GCCACAGGACTCTCTACATTGGGGTCCACGTCCCCTTGGGAAGTACCAGGCACCACAGCCATCGCAGGCACCGTCACcatggaaacaaacacaagagaAGGAGCAGGGACCAGACCCTCACCTTGGTTGAGGGTAGAGAGTCTCCTATTTATG ACACTCCCTCTCAGAGAGTACAGTTCCTGCTGGGCactgaggatgatgatgaggagcaTATACCTCATGACCTCTTCACAGAGATGGATGAGATCTGTGTCAGGGAGGGAGAGGATTCTGAGTGGAGAGAAAGTGCGAG GTGGTTGAAGTTTGAGGAGGATGTTGAGGATGGAGGAGAGCGATGGAGTAAGCCCTATGTAGCCACTCTGTCTTTACACAGCCTGTTTGAGCTGCGCAGTTGTATTATCAACAGCACTGTGCTGCTGGACATGAGGGCCAATAGCACTGAAGAGGTCGCAG ACATGGTGTTGGACCACCAGGAATTATATTCACCCCTAGGGGTTGAGCTTAGAAAGAAAGTGCGGGAAACACTGCTGAAGCAGCACCATCACCAGAACCAGAAGAAGCTGGCTAATCGCCTGCCTATTGTACGCTCCATTGCTGACATGGGTCGGCGGTCCTCTGAGCTCCACTTGGACAAAAATG GTCAGATGACGGCTTCCCAGTCTCAGTTAGCATGTCCAGACGGGAAAGGGGATGTCAGTAGAGAAAACAGTTCTGTGGACTTCAGCAAG ATAGACCTTCATTTCATGAAGAAGATCCCAGCAGGTGCTGAAGCGTGTAATGTGTTAGTGGGAGAACTGGAGTTCCTGAACAAGCCGGTGGTGGCGTTTGTCCGCCTGTCTCCAGCGGTCCTGCTCAGTGGGTTGACTGAAGTCCCCATTGCCACAAG GTTTCTGTTCATTCTCTTGGGGCCCTTGGGGAGAGGGCCTCAATATCATGAGATTGGAAGGTCTATTGCAACACTTATGacagatgag GTGTTCCATGATGTTGCCTATAGAGCTAAAGACCGAAATGACCTGATTGCTGGGATTGATGAATTCCTCGATCAAGTGACGGTCCTGCCTCCAGGAGAGTGGGACCCATCGGTACGAATAGAGCCACCAAAAAACGTACCTTCCCAG gagaagagaaagaaaagtaatgttttGCCTAACGGATTAGTAGAGggtgatgaggaagaggaggatagTGGCCACGGGGGTCCCGAACTGCAACGCACTGGAAG GTGGTTCGGTGGTCTCTTTCTAGACATCAAGCGAAAGCTACCCCACTACCTGTCCGACTACACTGATGCCATCAGTTTGCAGTGTGTGGCCTCTTTCCTGTTCCTCTACTGTGCCTGCATGTCTCCTGTCATCACCTTTGGAGGACTACTAGGCGAGGCAACAGAAGGACGCATA AGTGCCATTGAGTCACTCTTTGGAGCTTCACTGACTGGAATTGCCTATTGCCTATTTGCTGGGCAGCCCCTTACCATTCTTGGCAGTACAGGACCAGTGCTTGTATTTGAAAAGATATTGTTCAAATTTTGCAA GGAATATGACTTGTCCTATCTGTCACTGAGAACCTGTATTGGTCTGTGGACAGCTTTCCTCTGTATCATGCTGGTAGCTACAGATGCCAGTTCCCTTGTCTGTTACATCACACGTTTTACAGAGGAAGCTTTCGCCTCGCTCATCTGCATCATCTTTATTTACGAGGCCTTGGAGAAACTTATCCATTTGGGAGAACAATATCcaattaaaaagaatttcaacCTCAACGAGCTCACCATGTACTC ATGTTCATGTGTTGAGCCTTCTGACCCCACCAATGGTACCCTGAAATACTGGGAGCTCAACAACATCACTGTATCAGAAGTCTACTGGGAAGCCCTGGAGGTCAAG GACTGTATTGAAAAGCGAGGGGAGTTTGTGGGGAGTGCCTGTGGCCCTCATGGACCCTACGTTCCTGATGTCCTCTTCTGGTGTGTCATTCTCTTCTTTTCTACTGTCTTGATGTCCGCTTTTCTCAAGGAGTTCAAGTTCAGCAATTACTTTCCTACAAAG GTGAGGTCCATCATCAgtgactttgctgtttttttcacCATCCTTACCATGGTCTTAATCGACTATGCCATTGGGATTCCCTCTCCAAAATTAAAGGTTCCCAGTGTTTTTAAG CCGACCAGAGATGATCGAGGCTGGTTCATTAACCCACTGGGGCCCAATCCCTGGTGGACAGCAGTCATAACTGTAGTCCCAGCTCTGCTTTGTACCATCCTCATCTTCATGGACCAGCAGATCACAGCTGTCATCATCAACAGGAAGGAACACAAACTCAAG AAAGGCTGTGGGTATCACCTGGATCTGTTTATTGTGGGGGTGATGCTTGGTGTGTGCTCTCTGATGGGCTTGCCCTGGTTTGTAGCAGCCACCGTCCTCTCCATCTCCCACGTCAACAGCCTGAAGCTTGAGTCTGAGTGCTCAGCTCCTGGGGAACAACCCAAATTCCTCGGCATTAGAGAGCAACGCTTTACTGGCCTCATGATCTTTACCCTCATGGGCTGCTCTGTCTTCATGACATCTGTGCTCAAG ttcatTCCTATGCCTGTGTTGTATGGAGTGTTTCTTTACATGGGAGCATCTTCTCTCAGAGGCATCCAG TTCTTTGATCGTCTGACACTGTTTGGTATGCCAGCCAAGCACCAGCCAGATTTCATTTATCTGCGACATGTACCCCTAAGGAAGGTTCACCTCTTCACCACCATCCAGCTGAGCTGCTTGGTTCTTCTCTGGGTCATCAAGACCTCCAAGGCTGCCATCGTATTTCCTATGATG GTGTTGGCTCTGGTGTTTATCAGAAAACTAATGGACTGTATCTTCACAAAGAGAGAGTTGAGCTGGCTGGATGACCTCATGCCagaaagcaagaaaaagaaacttgagGATGCTGAAGAG gaggaggagcagagcatACTGGCAGAAGATGAAAAAGTGGTCCAGGTGCCATTGGAGGGATACAA AGGAATACCCATCATCAATATCACAGATGAAATGTCAAAAGGTTCTTTTGGAAATACTTGGAACTCCAACAGCTAA